cctctgcctctgtctcctgagtgctgggattacagggatttcaaaaaatttattatgtatttgtagAATTTTTGGGGCAGTGACTGGTGCAGAACTCAGTACTGGATTGTTACATAGGAAGAGCCGAGATTTTAAACGCAGTTGCTTGCTGGCTTGGTACAGCTTGGTTGACTCCATCTTAGATTTCTGATTCAGTAGGCCTAGGGGGTGGTCCAAGAATTTGTAGTTATCTCAAGTGATGCTTAATGTTCTTCCAGGGATCATACTCTGAGAACATCTTGCTTTAATGAATAGTAGTAATCAGTAACCTTAAAATACCAGGGTACCTCCCTATATTGCTGAAGAGACAGTAGAAACAAATTATGGTGGAAGGGGTTGAGAGAACATCTTATTATAAAGGGTATGGCACCCCCATACTCTGGAtgataccatcttacacatgtTAGGTATGGGGTCTACCACTGAATACTAATTCTCCAACCCCAGAATAATTTTTGagcatagttttttttaatcGGGTTATGATTACTtagtataataataatagtaataataataataacaacacccTAGCTTTTTGGGTTTCAAGTGTGTTCTGTCATTCCTCGAGTTTTCTGTGGTTTCTGGGGGACTGCGCTAAGGTGCTCAGGCTTGTGTGAGAAGCACTCTACTGCCCAAGTTAGCACCCTGCCGCTCTAGCATTTTCCTGAGATGGGCAGACACAGCAACAGGGCCTTTCAAACAGGATTGATAATATTTCCAAATTCACAgctgctttctctctccctctcattttcTAATGGGAAGGGCTTTCTCCCTCCCCCCGCATTTCTCCCACATTCATAAAGTCCATGGCACGATTCTAAGAACTGAGAACtgagaacaatgagtttgctgcTTAGCACCAGCTAAGATCTAGGGACTGAAACATATTCTCCATCTTCCCCAGAAGACTATGATGCCTTCTGTAGGAGACTGGGTCCACATGTCTTTTGGTAGTTCATTGGATTCCTATGGCTGATTATGTTTAGAGTAAATATTCAGCTCTCATGAGTTCAGATCTTGTCCACAATGGaataagaaacataaaaaagTGTTGCTGACATCAACTGAGTAGATCACAACTAAAATGAGGCAAATAAGACACTGCCTGTCCTGAGAGGTGACAATACTTTTTATGTCTAAAGTTTGTGACTGTGTACCATGTTGTATGAGAGGTTTTTTTCCtaagagacacatacatacatgcctaCTTGCCCCAGAAAGGAAAACAGCCATAGACCAAAGTAATGGTTGCTCCAAAGCCCAGcttggggaaccaatgagttgtTATTGGGGTTACTAACAGAAGGAGGGTGAGGGGTCACTTTGGGGACAGGAATGACTTAtgggcagctgcatcactgaaaagcccaccccaacatggtGACCCTGGAACTCTTACACATCTTGGAAGCAGCTTGACTGGTCCAAGTATTTCCTCTCCAGGGCTCAGCTGCTGGAAGTTTCCTCCCCCAGCAGTCCTTTACTGATCCTCAAGAGGCTGGGGAGGGGCTTTTCCAGACATGAGAGGTCTGTTAACTTCCTGAGTTTTCAGCCCCCTCCTGGAAGGAATGTGACAATTTTGAGAAAACCACTATACAATAACTGCGGATCAGAGGCTAGAGTTATGGAaaagcccataggaaacataaGTTTGTAGGTATGAACATTAAATCTGTAAGTCTGAATAGAGGCCATGGAATTCCAGGGAGAAAATAAATTCCTGTGCTCTAACCAGGCAGAGAACCCTGTTTGGTGACCATATTGACTGTGTTGGGCTTTTAGGTCAGGGTCCCTCTGGTAATGCCAGCCTCTTGGGTAATGTCTGTGGGAACTCTGAGATGTCTGTCTGGAGGGCTTCTGTGTGGGGGTCTCTGGAGTAGTGTCATGTCTCTGGGAGATCTCTGCACTGTCCctgaagacagagacacacacttgGGTGGCCATGAGTTACTGTAAGGCTGGGACACTGtggcagatctctctctctctctctgacattcTCCTTGCCAGaactctgtggagtcagaggtgtgtttctgtgtcttctgGGTGGACAATTCTAGGAAGCTTGTAAAATCTGAGGATTTTTCTGTGGTCTAAGAATATGATGAAGGAATCCAACTGCTGCTCAGGCCACAGCTGCCAAGCAGCGCTTCCCCTCACACAGGTAGTGAGAAGCACCCTATGGACACTGAACATCCAGCTAACAGAGTTCATGTGCCAGGGTTACTCACCTGAGAAGTGAGTTTACAGCATAGGTTGAGGTATTGATGGACACATGTCCTGCTCCTTGcccctttccctgcctcctgtCTGGGAATCAGAGAGCCTGGCTGCGGGCTTGTATTGTGAAACCTCCCTCATACTGAAAAGGCATAAGAACAACCTCCTATGTGTGCCTATGAACCTTCTCTTTAGTGCCCTTCCCCAACGCCATTATGCTGTCTCTGGTGTGGACCCTTAATTCTCCTCAGGCTATTGTCTACCTGCCAGCCCATGGCATGAATCACTCCTAATAAACTCCATACCCCAAACAATCCATTTCACTGTCCCTCTTGAGTTCACATCTGAGACCCTTCATGTGGTACTGAAGAGGTCCTGTTGACAATCTCCCTACGATTTCACCTGGTGACTGTGTATGACTTTGTGATAGATCTGTCCATGGTGTCTCTCTGTGAGACCTCTATATGTTCTGTGTGGAACTCCAAGAAATGATAGGAGGTCACTGGGAGGCTGCCTGGTCTCATGTGTCATGAGAGGTCCAAGGGGGTGAGGGGTCCTGTATGGCAGTCTTTCTGAGGATGCTGTGTTAGGTCTGAGACACTgagtggtgtggtggtattgtgttccccaaaatattatgtaccctaataaacttatctggggttagagaacagaaaagccaatagatacttaggataggcagtggtagcacacgcctttaatcctagcattccagaggcagaaatccatgtgttcaaggatacagccaagcatggtgactcatgcctttaatcccagaaagcgagcctttaatcccagggagtggtgatagaaagcagaaaggtatataaggcgtgaaaaccagaaactagaagcatttggctggttaagctttgagagccattgggatgaggactcagaagctaccagtctgaggaaacaagaccagctgagtagttggccaggtgaggttagctgtggcttgttctgcttctctgaccttccagcattcaccccaataactggtcacaggtttggttttattaataagaacttttatgaTTCATGCTACAGAGTAGTATCACTTTGAGGGAATGGTTTGGCACCCAGAGGCCACCCAGTGACATCTATACCTTAGGACTGTGGGAAGTTTCTGAGGTTTCCCTTAGTGTCTCTATTAAAAGACTCTTTGAAAACAGTGAAGACTCTGAACTTTGTCACTTTTGTATGTTGTAAGATGTATCAACTGTCAGAAGTCTCTTTGGGGGTCTTTGTTAGGGCTTCAGTGTGGAACTTGTGGGAgtatttctgtgtttttgagaGTGTGTGGGTGATGTCTCTGTGAGGGTCTTAGTAGAggtctgtgtgtgggtttctgtgtgcatgcctgtggagggcagGGTAGACTTCTGAGAATCTCTTTGTATATGCCAATAACAATCTTCCTGGAAGGGCTTTTGTGTCTCCGTGGCTTTCTCCCAGGGCCTTCACAGATATCATTAGTCACTACTGTCTGACTGTGTGGTTGTCTGCAAATGTCTGTGGacatctgtgtgaatgtgtgagaggGTCTGTGAAGATCTCAGGAACTCTTGAATATCAAAGTCAATTTCTGACAGGGACTTAAAAGATGTGTATGGTTTCTGTGTTGGGGAAGTCTGTGAAAGTGTCTTGTTGAATCTCTGGAAAGATTTTGGGGGATCTCTTTCTGTAGATTTCTGCGTAGGACTCTGTAGCAACTTACTTCTGTTGGGTTCTCTGTGGAACTCTCTATGGAAACTTTTGGGGATCTCTGTTTTGATCCCTGAAGGTCTCTAGGAGTGGTTTCTGGAATTCTGGGATGTTTCTCAGTATGGATCTGTATCTGGGACTCTGTGGAGATCTCTTTGGGGGTCTGTCAGTGAGAATGACTGTAGAGGTCTCTGAGGTTCTCCAGGTCTAGGGTATGTCCATTATAGTTGACAGGGCTGACAGTGGCATAAGCATTCCTGCTGCCGCCTGGTCTCCAGTTGTACCATTGTCTCCAGCACTTGTACCCTGAGGACTCCTGGGACCCACTCCTGAGTCTTTGCTGGACCCAAATGTGCCTCCTGGGTTCCTGAGAGGACCCAGAAGTGCCAGCCTCAGTGTCCTGGCTTCACTCTGGCTTCTGGGACTACTGTAGAGACTGCAGTCATTGATGGGGGCCAACTGAGAAGAGCCTGTGGGTTCCATATCCACTCCTAAAGAGCTGCTGAGTATCACATGTAGTCTCGGGAAGTGTGCTGGAACAGGCCCCATGTCCATGTCCTCTACCTTGGTGGGACCTTCTGAAACAAGGTTTTCTACCAGCTGGAGCTGTTGACTGCCTTCTGTGAGGAACAGTGCAGGGTACCCTGGGAATTGGCTGCTCTTATATGCAGTTAGCCCACTTGTTTCAAAGAGAACAGAGACTGGGACAAGGAAACCTGGGGAGGAAGCCAAGTGAGGCCAGGAAGGGACCCTTTTGGCCTGCCCAGAGATCTAAAGAGCACCTGCACTTTGGACAAGTCCCTTCCACTGTGTGAACCAGCCCTGTGAGATGGCCTTTTCTGCTGCTCTCATGGGAAGGCAAGAGCTGGAGACCAAGAATGAGATGCTGTGTGGCCACAGTGTATCCCCTCAACCCTTTCAGGTGTCCTCCTTTCCCTTGGGAGTAGtgctggcagtgtgtgtgtgcaaagaccACCAGGCTGTGAGTGACACTCAGAATTCCTGATTTCTGGCCTTTCCAGCAGCCCGTCTCTGGAATTCAGAGGTAAAAACATGTAGCTTATTAGTCGTGCTGTTAGGAAGCTAAGCTTCCGCCCTTGCAGGATTTGTTTCAAGTCATTTTAAGCTAGAGAGCTCCTCCAGTTAGTGTTGGAGATCCTGGGGTGAGGCCAAGGtgagtagctcagacactgatgTCAACGTCTGTACTGGGAGGGCTGGGGCTTCACCTGCATGTAAACTTTTAGGGTATCTTCATATTATATGGCCTCCTGCCTTGGTTCTATCCTTtttatttcctcccttcctcctgaggCTCATCATGCCCACAGTCAGATGGGTACTGTCTGTTCAGTGACCAGAAGGAATGGCAAATGACCAGGAGTCATGAGACTGTCCGCCACCACTCTGCAGCTGCCACATTCATGAAAAGTTGTCCATTTCATCCAGGCCACCATTCTGGCATTGAAGGCAGCCATAGGACAGGGTGACACTGCTTTGTCAtccaggctgaggtgggagggcctGGAGAACTCAGCTTGTTGGCAGCCACCATTGAGGTGAGCAGGGGGGTCCCTAGGATCTCTAGGTCCTTTATTCCTCGGCAGGACATCCAGAGGTCATGATTGTTCTGCTTTGAACTTAAGGATGCCATACAACCGTCCTCATCATTGTGCCTACTTTGTACTCATGAAGACATTGAGCTGGTTCTCTGTTTCCACTGTACACAGTGACACAAAGGACAGTTTGGAGCAAATCAGGAGAAAGACATAGTGAGCTGGCTCTTAAGTTGGGGTCTTACAGGGTTGACTTAGCACAACACCAATCCTAAAGACTTCTTGTTTGGGTTGTGTGGTTGACTtcgccaacccccccccccaaaaaaatcctaaatacttcttgtttgtttgggtcTTTTAGTGTTGACTTAGCACTCTCCCAAAAATATCCTAAAGacttttatttctataattatagtataattaacACTAACTACAGTGATGGACCTAAGAGTTGGTGATACCTCAAATGCCACTGTCCCTTCTCTGTGGAACCATTTCCCCTCCAGAAGCAGTACTAAGGTGGAGCAGATGCAGATATTTCCCTGTGGCCTAGCACTGCAGACATACTCTGCAGATGAAACATACACAGAGGAAGTAATACCTAACTTCGAAAATGACGTCATTAGCACTCGCAGACCATGTTCTTTTGGGGAAAAGTATTTAATTACTTTCTATAGTCCACTTCTGTAGGGGCAGTGCCTAGGACAGTGGACAGGGTTCCGTGGGACACGTGGTACCTGTGCCCTGTGCTGATAGGGCCTGGGTCGGGACACAGGTTCTCTGGACACCTGGGCCCAGTTACCATAGGGCATCCATCTGTCTGTAGAAGGTTGGCTGTGTGAAGGTTGCCTTTGTACCTTGGGGTTGGCTTGGTGAACAGAGCTagtgtgttgtttctttgttgttccTTGTATTGTTTCTGCAGTAGGAATCCTGTGGTGGCAGACAGGCCTACTCACTTGGGCTTGGGGTGGTTCTTGGTGCAAATTTTTCTTTGAGGGAGCACACAAATGGTGAACCCCCAACTTTTCCTCTAGAATCCATCCAACAGAGGTCATGAGGTCCTGTGCTTCAGCAACCTGTTGAGCCATGAATAATCTACTCGGGACTGACCCTGGGCTTTGGGTTGTAGCTGGTAAGGACTTCGCTTTTTGCAGGGAGTTCTCCTGTAATTTGGCTTTGGGGTTGAAAATTGACCTTATAAAGCTTTTTATCCTGTCCCCAAACTTCCCTGTTTCTTGGGAAGAACTGCATTTTTTAGTATTTGACCTGTAGGCTTGGACAGGCTTCATCCCTGAAAGACATGTGTCCTGCCTGGGACTTTGACATTCTTTTTTGTCAGTTGGAACAAACATATGGCTAGGCCATGTTTCCCATTGTTTGGTAATTTGGGGGACATCCCCTTCTCTTAAGAAAGAGTACCTGCCCTGGTAGATTGACTTGCTTGTAGCAGGCACATTCTTGAAGCTGGACTGGGAGGCTAGGGAGGCTCGGGAGGCCAGGATATCTGCAGCAAGGAGAACCTCAGGGGCACAGTCTTTATAGAATGATTCAGTAGCACAGTCCTGCAAGACAGCACCAGGGGACGAGCAGTGAAGTGTGCTCAGGCCTGAGTCTTCTGGATCCTGGGTAGAAGGGGATGGACTTTCACTGGGCTCCAGGGATTCTGAACCCCTTAGATGTTGATGGTTGCTTTCAGAgttggccatctccccagcttccatGATGAATACACAGTCACAGgactgttcctcctcttccttctccagttcCTGGATGTCCCTGCTACTTGTTGACTGGGATGCCACACTGATCTCCCGAACTGACACCCAATTGTAGGTATTGCTTAAAATCAGATGCTCTCTTTCCTGTGACTCATGTGCACCTTTCACTAGGCCTGGATTTGACTCTGGGTTGCCTGTCCAAGATCTAATAACCATATCATTGTGCCAGTCTCTGCCCACAAGACTTTGTGAGGTGGACAGAGAAGACATATTGTCTCCCTTGACAGTTGTAGGGGCCTCTGAGGGCCCAGAATTGTCTCTAGGTGGAGTCTCTCTCAGGAATCCGAgctgggaggcagaaagagggttCTGTGTGGAGGTTGTTTTCACTTTCTCGTCTGGGCCTTTCTGAAAAGATTCTCCCAGGACACTGGCCTTTTTTACAATAGAGTCATCTCTAGAGTCCCAGAAGGACAAAGAAGAGTCGGAGGGTTGTGGAAAGGGTAAAGTTGTAGCCTTGGTCTTGTTGAAAACATGTATAGTCTTGAGGCCTATGAGGGGCAGGCTCCATCTGTGTCTCACGAGACGTCTTGTAAGATGTGTTTCCAGCaccttctgagtgccaggatctAGGAAGGAAGGCCTACTAGAAGTTTTCCTGTAGGTGGTACAATCATTCAAGTTTTCAGGAGGGGCCAATGCATGGTCCATACATACTGCATGACAAATGCCCACATGCACCTTACTGTCCTTGGCCTGCCTCCAATTGCTGCTTGAGTCATTTTTTGGGGTGCCTTCTAGCAACTTCTTTCCTAGTCCCACTGGAGAAACACTTCGAGTGTCAGTTTTTGGGTGTCTCATGTGGccactttctgcctctgtcttagAGACAGCCCCGAGAACTTTGCCTAGGTAATCTTCTGGGCTCCTGTACAGATCATTTGTCAGATACATGCTTGGGTCCATccatatttgaaatatttctagATCCTGTGATGAGACACTTTGTGCATGAAGGCTGCTTTCATCTGTCAGTGCTGAAGAACATGAGGTCCCGTGATTAACTTCTGCCTGACCCATCCCTGGGAGTTTGTCCTGAGACTTACTTGGATCCTGAGATAGCTGGACCTTGTGGGGGCACTGCCGTTGTGTGTAAGTCTCTTTTAAGTGTTGTTCCAGCTGCTGTTGGAGCCCGGAGTTAATGAAATTCCCCGGGAGGTGGACAACAGAACCCTTTCCCTGGGAGGCCCAAGTGTTGGAATTGAGTTGATGAAATGCTTCCTGTGACCTCTTAACTATGGGGGGTAAATCGCACTTACTCTCTTGGTGCTTCTTCAAAAGGTGGCGCTCTAGGTGTTGAGCAGCAGGTGGGATCATAAATTGGACTCTTGAAGCTCTAGGACAAGAAGCCCCATAATCCCTAATTGGAGGTGAATGGTCTGGTAGCTTTGGGAGAGAGGATGGGTCACAGCTCTGGGTTTGGATTCCATCCGCTGGTGGAGATTGGGACCTGGATAACTTTGGAGTCAAAGGTTGGGTTTTGACCAAGTATTGAAGCAagggctttggagaaaagagctgtGGATGTACATTAGTCTGAAATAGTGTTGGGATGTAAGTAGAGAGTCCATTGAATAAGATGGAGGGGGGCTCTGGAGGGGAACCTGCCATGTTGACAGTAACCACAAGGGACTCACTGTGGAGAAAGGGGAGGCCCCAGAAAAGCTGGCTGTATTTCTTGTAAAAGAACTGCTGATGACCTGAAAATTGCTCTGATTTGCAGGTTCTGGTGGTGGCCTGCTGGCTGCTCCAGGACTGCAGCATATTGTCCATACATCCCAAGGCATGGTCACACCTTTCTTTGCCTTTCCCCTTCCAAACTTTTAGTTCAACCCTCTTTTGAATCTCAAGTTCCAGCCTCTCCTGGATGTCAGGGTTGATGAAAGAGGGCTTCTCTGtgtctatctgcatgtatgtggggCCTGTCCAGAACGAGGCCTTTTGGAGGCTAAGAAACAGATGGTCTTTTGAGGACTCACCATGTGGTGAGTTGGAGTGGCACCAGGTTTTGGCAGCTACCTGGTACCAGGAAGGGCCTGAGGTCAGTCTACTTGAGAGGTCAAGGCCTGGACTGGTAGAGGTAGGCCTGCTTGACTGTTTAAGGCCTGGGGTGGTTGAATTAGGCCTGCTTGAGTGGTCAAGACCTGGCATATTTGAGGGAGGCCTGCAGGAGTATTCCGGACCTGGGGTAGTTGAGGTAGGACTGCTTGAGTGGTCAAGGCCTGGAGGGTTATAAGTACCTCTGCTTGAATGGTTAAGGCCTTGGGTGGTTGAGGTAGGCCTACTTGAGTAGTCAAGGCCTGGGGTGATGGAGGTCCCACTGCTTGAATGGTTAAGGCCTGGAGTGGTTGAGGTAGGCCTGCTTGAGGTGTCAAGGCCTGGAGTGGTAGAAGTCCCCCTGCTTGAGTTGTCACGGCCTGGGGAGGTTGAGGTAGGCCTGCTTGAGTAGTTAAGGCCTGGAGTAGTAGTTCTGGGCCTGCTTGAATGGTTAAGGCCTGGAGTGGTTGAGGTAGGCCTGCTTGAGTAGTCAAGGCCTGGAGTGGTAGAAGTCCCCCTGCTTGAGTTATAGAGGCCTGGGGAGGTTGAGGTAGGCCTGCTTGAATAGTTAAGGCCTGGAGTAGTTGTTGTGGGCCTACTTGAGTGGTCAAGGCCTGGGGTGGTGGAGGTCCCACTGCTTGAATGGTTAAGGCCTGGAGTAGTTGAGGTAGGCCAGGTTGAGAGGTCGAGATCTGGGATGGTTGAGGTCCCTCTGCTTGAGTGGTTAAGGCCTGGGATGTTTGAGGTAGGCCTGATTGAGTAGTCAAAGTCTGGGGTAGTGGAGGTAGGCCAGCTTGATTGGTCAAGGCCTGGCTTGGTAGAGGTAGGCTTCCTTGAGTGGTCAAGGCCTGGGATAGTGGAGGTAGGTCTGATTGAGTGGTCAAGGCCTGGGGTGGTTGGGATTGGAGAAGGCAAACCTGGGAGAGGTGTGCTCTGTGAGGTCCCCAGTGTTTTCCAGTCACACCAAGGAGCCTTTGTGCTGGGATCTGGCATGGGTGGAGAACAAGCCACAGGATCAGGAGGATGACACAGATGGGAAGGTACCCGAGGTGGTGAATAACATCTTCCAGGAGTCAGGGTCTCTGGTGGCTGACAGGCACTCACGGAAAACTGTGACTCAGTAGAAGCTGAGGAATTCAGCAGGACAGGTGACGAGATTTTAGAATCTTTGAGCGAAGCAGAGGAAACTGCTAGGGACAAACTGGTGGCCACAGACTTCGCTGTGGGCTGACTAGGTGGCAGGTGGGCTTTGGCAGCTTCTGGCTTAGACGCTTCACCCGAGGCATCTTGTCCTAAGAGCTGGCAAAAGCTGACAGTTTCGACAAGCCTCTCTAGCATGCTGTGGAAGACAGGAGATATGATTGCAGCCAGGAAAGCTGAGTAGGGAAGGACCCTCGCTGCCCATCACAACCACTGGTCCACATCCTGCTTTTTACAAGACCTTGTTGTCTTAACCTCCAGGACTGTACTCATACGCCACCCATCCAGAGGGCCCCTATTCCCATGGTAACCTTGTGCCCTGGTTGGGGCTGATCATATAACAgacaagaggaaggaggagccagACAGACCTGGAGATGGCTCACCTGTGCAGAAGGGAAACCAGTACCTTGTCCCCCTTgggtttcttcctgctgcctctgtaAGCTAGAGATGGAGACTGGGTTATGGTGGGTAAAGGAGGGACCCGGTATCTAACCAGATATGGAGTGAAATGCCCCTTCAGTGGGAATGAAAAGTTAAACAGGAGTTCAGGCATGTGTGAGCAAGGTCAGATGCCCAAATGCCTTGAGAGCAAGACACATGTGGAACAGGACTATGCCACTGACCAGGCGTTTGCATTTCTAAAGATCTCCATTGGCTTTGAAATCTCCCTGTTAGGGGAGGGAAGGACCAGTGTTCTGAAAGGGGAAAATGTCTTAGAGAAGATTAACAACCAATTTGCCTCCAAATCCAGGCAGCATGGCACCACTTCCTCCCACACCGCCTCTCCCCAGGCAGCACCCAGTCCTGGCTGTCCATAGCTTCATTCTGAGCACAGAACCTCCTGGGAAGTGTCTTCAGTTACAGGTTCCTTCCCAGGAGCCACCTCCTCAGGGCTTCTGCAACACATTTGATGTTATCGCTTGGGGACCCGTGGATGAAGTCACCTCACCAGGGAAGGAAGTGGCCTACCTTTCATGGTCCTGATTTTCTTCCTGACCTTGCTGTACTCCCTCTTCACCACCtgacagagacagacaagtgtgtgtgtgtgtgtgtgtgtgtgtgtgtgtgtgtgtatgtgtgtgtgtgtgtgtgtgtgtgtgtgttatctcttGGAAAACACAAATGGGGACTGTCTCTGTGAGATCCACCATGGATGTCACTGGTCAGTGTTCTgctcaggaactagaggcttaGCTCTGAACTACCAGCAGTGGCCTCCTGAGGCCGGAGTGACTCATGGCCTGGAGCTCATGGTTCCCTTCATATCAGCCCCACTGAGTCTATAAGCCTGTGTGTTAGAGGGAGACATAGGATCCAGTGCTCAGAACCTTTCCTTTCCCAGAGTTCCCTAACCGTCCCAGAAACACCATCCCTGAGCACCGAGTCACAGGGCTTTCTTCTCTCGGGTATAAGGGATGTGAGAGCAGACATCTTGGAGTCAGTCCACTCTCCCCTCTGCCCTACCTGCCAGTTCTCAAGAGGATGGGGTCCTGCTCTCAGCTGAGATTCCCCTGTCAGCCACCTCCCTATTTGATTTAGAAAGTGGAGCCtataaaggagagagagggaactaTTTTCCATTGGTTTGGGGCTAAGGCATTCTTACCTTTTGGGTGGTGGTGTTTTCCACTGGTGGAGGTGAGCGTGAGTTAAGGTGGAGGAGGAGTAATAGGTGGAAGAGCCCCAGCCCACACACAAAGGCAAGGATCATGTCCATTGCCCAAGTAGTGAAGCTGGGGGTCAGCCATGAAGTGTCAACGCTTTCCAGAAGGAACAGAAAATTCTCCATCTGTATAGCACTGTTGTTCTCAGGTAACTGAATGCTGAGAGTTCTTTCTGGGAGTTTCAGCTGGGCCCAGGCCTGCATCACAGAGCCCCTGTCTCCTGTCACAAAGGGCTcctgagtgggggaggggaggtaggaagAAGTGACAAGACAGTAACTCTCCATTCTCCAGCCTTCACAGGTTCCCCATCCTCTACAGCCTTCAGTTTCTGTAATCAATTCCACCTGCACATTCTGTCAGAAATAGAGGCTTATCCATGTTCTGTTCCTCCCCTACCCCCACAGAGAGGCTTGTCCATGTTCTTGGGCTTTTAAAACTTCCAAGCCACCTCCAGTGGCTTAcctcctccaaaaggccacacctcctgatccctcccaaacagttccaccaactagacACCAAGCCTCTGAAagtttatttaaaccaccacatttcactcTCTGGCTCTCCATAGGCTTGTAGTGATATCATAAAGCAAAATTGACTTAGTCAAACTTCAAAACTCCCCATAGTCTTTTACAGCCTCAACACTATTTCAAAGTCCAAAacctcttctgagactcaaggcaatcttttAATTGTAACCTCCTATTAAAGCAAAACTCAAATTACATGTTTTGACATACAATGTCGAATACATattcccattccaaaagggaggaaagacggtgtagtgaggaaatactggaccaaagcaagaccaaaacccagcagggcgaacagttctaccagctggggaccaagcatacaaatacatgagcttatgggggccatcctcattcaaaccatcacaacagCGGAATTTTTTACCCTGAGTCTATATAGCAAGT
This sequence is a window from Peromyscus eremicus chromosome 5, PerEre_H2_v1, whole genome shotgun sequence. Protein-coding genes within it:
- the LOC131910949 gene encoding spermatogenesis-associated protein 31E1-like isoform X1 → MQAWAQLKLPERTLSIQLPENNSAIQMENFLFLLESVDTSWLTPSFTTWAMDMILAFVCGLGLFHLLLLLHLNSRSPPPVENTTTQKVVKREYSKVRKKIRTMKAYRGSRKKPKGDKVLVSLLHSMLERLVETVSFCQLLGQDASGEASKPEAAKAHLPPSQPTAKSVATSLSLAVSSASLKDSKISSPVLLNSSASTESQFSVSACQPPETLTPGRCYSPPRVPSHLCHPPDPVACSPPMPDPSTKAPWCDWKTLGTSQSTPLPGLPSPIPTTPGLDHSIRPTSTIPGLDHSRKPTSTKPGLDQSSWPTSTTPDFDYSIRPTSNIPGLNHSSRGTSTIPDLDLSTWPTSTTPGLNHSSSGTSTTPGLDHSSRPTTTTPGLNYSSRPTSTSPGLYNSSRGTSTTPGLDYSSRPTSTTPGLNHSSRPRTTTPGLNYSSRPTSTSPGRDNSSRGTSTTPGLDTSSRPTSTTPGLNHSSSGTSITPGLDYSSRPTSTTQGLNHSSRGTYNPPGLDHSSSPTSTTPGPEYSCRPPSNMPGLDHSSRPNSTTPGLKQSSRPTSTSPGLDLSSRLTSGPSWYQVAAKTWCHSNSPHGESSKDHLFLSLQKASFWTGPTYMQIDTEKPSFINPDIQERLELEIQKRVELKVWKGKGKERCDHALGCMDNMLQSWSSQQATTRTCKSEQFSGHQQFFYKKYSQLFWGLPFLHSESLVVTVNMAGSPPEPPSILFNGLSTYIPTLFQTNVHPQLFSPKPLLQYLVKTQPLTPKLSRSQSPPADGIQTQSCDPSSLPKLPDHSPPIRDYGASCPRASRVQFMIPPAAQHLERHLLKKHQESKCDLPPIVKRSQEAFHQLNSNTWASQGKGSVVHLPGNFINSGLQQQLEQHLKETYTQRQCPHKVQLSQDPSKSQDKLPGMGQAEVNHGTSCSSALTDESSLHAQSVSSQDLEIFQIWMDPSMYLTNDLYRSPEDYLGKVLGAVSKTEAESGHMRHPKTDTRSVSPVGLGKKLLEGTPKNDSSSNWRQAKDSKVHVGICHAVCMDHALAPPENLNDCTTYRKTSSRPSFLDPGTQKVLETHLTRRLVRHRWSLPLIGLKTIHVFNKTKATTLPFPQPSDSSLSFWDSRDDSIVKKASVLGESFQKGPDEKVKTTSTQNPLSASQLGFLRETPPRDNSGPSEAPTTVKGDNMSSLSTSQSLVGRDWHNDMVIRSWTGNPESNPGLVKGAHESQEREHLILSNTYNWVSVREISVASQSTSSRDIQELEKEEEEQSCDCVFIMEAGEMANSESNHQHLRGSESLEPSESPSPSTQDPEDSGLSTLHCSSPGAVLQDCATESFYKDCAPEVLLAADILASRASLASQSSFKNVPATSKSIYQGRYSFLREGDVPQITKQWETWPSHMFVPTDKKECQSPRQDTCLSGMKPVQAYRSNTKKCSSSQETGKFGDRIKSFIRSIFNPKAKLQENSLQKAKSLPATTQSPGSVPSRLFMAQQVAEAQDLMTSVGWILEEKLGVHHLCAPSKKNLHQEPPQAQVSRPVCHHRIPTAETIQGTTKKQHTSSVHQANPKVQRQPSHSQPSTDRWMPYGNWAQVSREPVSRPRPYQHRAQVPRVPRNPVHCPRHCPYRSGL